A single region of the Amia ocellicauda isolate fAmiCal2 chromosome 8, fAmiCal2.hap1, whole genome shotgun sequence genome encodes:
- the LOC136755089 gene encoding interleukin-6 receptor subunit beta isoform X2, producing MILVGKCQTTVPFCVTIIYFQILLLFHGGLCNMMNTRTVLVPTESLHDCGNSGWCAKDQSRCPANTSPSGNPDVPDKAKIISCWYKPVQSVNCTFDPGNNNPHNTNYILIISKEKFNHCIMSDLEFNAYVMALNNVTKSESISDPFKVMKREHEKLPAPTLTEPDTTKTDLVTKLSGVDKGGLSHDHIICRLRYRESSADLWTQVQVNLTDDTITIRNLQPFTQYQVEVSCRKPIQIHWSDWSVTVLGKTLEDAPSKALDIWLTKEAPNSEGRRQVLLRWKVLNDSDSHGKILGYQVHYSNVNDPSSHMEINTTETETEFNVTAVEHEVTVLAFNSVGHSPASSVRIPASQTTDHPPVEAAQAFPESGELWVKWEASNGTVSAYVIQWCVDKDPCVVDWQYVSNDTHQTRLSGIERLTCYNISIYPIYEKMPGPPISIQAYLEEGAPGPVPSLRITDVTHNSATVHWGEIMKEERHGFIQNYTVSLECNSRVKLTRTVQSSVLHWKFTALEPNTQYTVSVTASTNGGHSEPSRSTFTSYFDPYIAVPIVLLLLFLGIGIIVLRIFLKKTIFNKVPDPLDSGIGRWLLDFPSEKQETIKTLKLEEDFYTGDLQIENWSVEAEKGKCSLISERLEKTVLNPYVAEPPSSHKTEDERYACPRRDPGPPHAPETDKLSRPSSNTDTQRLDYGPLEPAEQDYVRHTVLETEDDLQPVSEMNGSPLPHFPEESTVSPAVQVLAGPTYVLMPA from the exons ATGTTCCcgataaagcaaaaataatttcCTGTTGGTACAAACCGGTACAGAGCGTTAACTGCACTTTTGATCCTGGAAATAATAACCCACACAACACAAATTACATCTTGATTATCTCGAA GGAAAAATTTAACCATTGCATAATGAGCGATTTGGAATTCAATGCATATGTCATGGCACTGAACAACGTAACCAAGAGTGAATCCATCTCTGACCCTTTTAAGGTGATGAAAAGAGAGCACG AGAAATTACCTGCTCCGACGTTGACAGAACCGGACACAACCAAAACCGATTTGGTCACGAAGCTGAGCGGCGTGGATAAGGGTGGACTATCGCATGATCATATAATTTGCCGTCTCCGATACAGAGAGTCATCTGCTGATCTCTGGACACAG GTTCAAGTGAACTTGACAGACGATACGATCACAATCAGGAATCTACAGCCGTTTACCCAGTACCAAGTTGAGGTTTCCTGTCGTAAACCGATACAGATACACTGGAGTGACTGGAGTGTGACGGTGTTGGGGAAGACTCTGGAAGACG CTCCTTCCAAAGCACTCGACATCTGGCTCACCAAGGAGGCCCCCAACTCTGAAGGACGCAGACAGGTTCTCCTCCGATGGAAG gTTTTAAATGACAGTGATAGCCATGGGAAGATCCTCGGATACCAAGTGCACTACTCAAATGTGAATGATCCGTCATCGCACATGGAGATTAACACAaccgagacagagacagagttcAATGTCACAGCAGTGGAACATGAAGTGACTGTATTGGCCTTTAATTCGGTTGGTCATTCCCCAGCAAGCAGTGTTCGGATCCCTGCAAGCCAGACAACAG ACCACCCACCGGTGGAAGCAGCCCAGGCTTTTCCTGAGAGTGGTGAGCTTTGGGTGAAGTGGGAAGCCTCCAATGGAACCGTGAGTGCATATGTGATCCAGTGGTGTGTGGATAAAGACCCCTGTGTCGTGGACTGGCAATACGTTAGTAACGACACACACCAGACACGCCTGTCAG GTATTGAGCGTCTGACATGTTACAACATTTCTATTTATCCCATCTATGAGAAAATGCCCGGACCTCCAATCTCCATCCAGGCTTATCTTGAGGAAGGAG CTCCTGGGCCGGTTCCTAGTTTGAGGATAACGGATGTAACACACAACTCAGCGACGGTGCACTGGGGCGAGATCATGAAGGAGGAGAGACACGGCTTCATTCAGAACTACACCGTGAGCCTGGAGTGCAACAGCAGGGTGAAAT taaCTCGGACAGTCCAGTCAAGTGTACTGCATTGGAAATTCACAGCCCTGGAGCCCAACACGCAGTACACGGTGTCTGTCACCGCATCTACAAATGGAGGACATTCTGAACCTTCAAGAAGCACTTTCACAAGTTATTTTG ACCCCTACATCGCCGTGCCCATcgtgctgctgttgctgttccTGGGAATTGGGATCATTGTACTCAGAATATT CCTGAAGAAGACAATCTTTAACAAAGTCCCGGACCCCTTAGACAGTGGCATTGGAAGGTGGCTGCTGGATTTCCCCAGTGAG AAGCAAGAAACCATTAAAACCCTTAAACTTGAGGAAGATTTCTACACTGGTGACTTACAGATCGAGAACTGGAGCGTGGAAGCGGAGAAGGGCAAGTGCTCGTTGATCAGCGAACGCCTGGAGAAGACCGTTCTCAACCCCTACGTGGCCGAGCCGCCGTCCTCGCACAAGACGGAGGATGAGAGATACGCGTGTCCGCGTCGCGACCCAGGGCCACCCCACGCACCCGAGACAGACAAGCTGTCCAGACCATCCAGCAACACGGACACTCAGAGACTGGACTACGGTCCTTTAGAGCCAGCCGAGCAGGACTACGTCAGACACACAGTGTTAGAAACAGAGGACGACCTCCAGCCAGTCAGCGAGATGAATGGCAGCCCTCTGCCACACTTTCCAGAGGAATCCACCGTCTCTCCAGCTGTCCAGGTCCTGGCTGGCCCCACCTACGTCCTGATGCCCGCGTAG
- the LOC136755089 gene encoding interleukin-6 receptor subunit beta isoform X3 — protein MILVGKCQTTVPFCVTIIYFQILLLFHGGLCNMMNTRTVLVPTESLHDCGNSGWCAKDQSRCPANTSPSGNPDVPDKAKIISCWYKPVQSVNCTFDPGNNNPHNTNYILIISKEKFNHCIMSDLEFNAYVMALNNVTKSESISDPFKVMKREHEKLPAPTLTEPDTTKTDLVTKLSGVDKGGLSHDHIICRLRYRESSADLWTQVQVNLTDDTITIRNLQPFTQYQVEVSCRKPIQIHWSDWSVTVLGKTLEDAPSKALDIWLTKEAPNSEGRRQVLLRWKVLNDSDSHGKILGYQVHYSNVNDPSSHMEINTTETETEFNVTAVEHEVTVLAFNSVGHSPASSVRIPASQTTDLFLSDHPPVEAAQAFPESGELWVKWEASNGTVSAYVIQWCVDKDPCVVDWQYVSNDTHQTRLSGIERLTCYNISIYPIYEKMPGPPISIQAYLEEGAPGPVPSLRITDVTHNSATVHWGEIMKEERHGFIQNYTVSLECNSRVKLTRTVQSSVLHWKFTALEPNTQYTVSVTASTNGGHSEPSRSTFTSYFDPYIAVPIVLLLLFLGIGIIVLRIFLKKTIFNKVPDPLDSGIGRWLLDFPSEKQETIKTLKLEEDFYTGDLQIENWSVEAEKGKCSLISERLEKTVLNPYVAEPPSSHKTEDERYACPRRDPGPPHAPETDKLSRPSSNTDTQRLDYGPLEPAEQDYVRHTVLETEDDLQPVSEMNGSPLPHFPEESTVSPAVQVLAGPTYVLMPA, from the exons ATGTTCCcgataaagcaaaaataatttcCTGTTGGTACAAACCGGTACAGAGCGTTAACTGCACTTTTGATCCTGGAAATAATAACCCACACAACACAAATTACATCTTGATTATCTCGAA GGAAAAATTTAACCATTGCATAATGAGCGATTTGGAATTCAATGCATATGTCATGGCACTGAACAACGTAACCAAGAGTGAATCCATCTCTGACCCTTTTAAGGTGATGAAAAGAGAGCACG AGAAATTACCTGCTCCGACGTTGACAGAACCGGACACAACCAAAACCGATTTGGTCACGAAGCTGAGCGGCGTGGATAAGGGTGGACTATCGCATGATCATATAATTTGCCGTCTCCGATACAGAGAGTCATCTGCTGATCTCTGGACACAG GTTCAAGTGAACTTGACAGACGATACGATCACAATCAGGAATCTACAGCCGTTTACCCAGTACCAAGTTGAGGTTTCCTGTCGTAAACCGATACAGATACACTGGAGTGACTGGAGTGTGACGGTGTTGGGGAAGACTCTGGAAGACG CTCCTTCCAAAGCACTCGACATCTGGCTCACCAAGGAGGCCCCCAACTCTGAAGGACGCAGACAGGTTCTCCTCCGATGGAAG gTTTTAAATGACAGTGATAGCCATGGGAAGATCCTCGGATACCAAGTGCACTACTCAAATGTGAATGATCCGTCATCGCACATGGAGATTAACACAaccgagacagagacagagttcAATGTCACAGCAGTGGAACATGAAGTGACTGTATTGGCCTTTAATTCGGTTGGTCATTCCCCAGCAAGCAGTGTTCGGATCCCTGCAAGCCAGACAACAG ATCTTTTCTTGTCAGACCACCCACCGGTGGAAGCAGCCCAGGCTTTTCCTGAGAGTGGTGAGCTTTGGGTGAAGTGGGAAGCCTCCAATGGAACCGTGAGTGCATATGTGATCCAGTGGTGTGTGGATAAAGACCCCTGTGTCGTGGACTGGCAATACGTTAGTAACGACACACACCAGACACGCCTGTCAG GTATTGAGCGTCTGACATGTTACAACATTTCTATTTATCCCATCTATGAGAAAATGCCCGGACCTCCAATCTCCATCCAGGCTTATCTTGAGGAAGGAG CTCCTGGGCCGGTTCCTAGTTTGAGGATAACGGATGTAACACACAACTCAGCGACGGTGCACTGGGGCGAGATCATGAAGGAGGAGAGACACGGCTTCATTCAGAACTACACCGTGAGCCTGGAGTGCAACAGCAGGGTGAAAT taaCTCGGACAGTCCAGTCAAGTGTACTGCATTGGAAATTCACAGCCCTGGAGCCCAACACGCAGTACACGGTGTCTGTCACCGCATCTACAAATGGAGGACATTCTGAACCTTCAAGAAGCACTTTCACAAGTTATTTTG ACCCCTACATCGCCGTGCCCATcgtgctgctgttgctgttccTGGGAATTGGGATCATTGTACTCAGAATATT CCTGAAGAAGACAATCTTTAACAAAGTCCCGGACCCCTTAGACAGTGGCATTGGAAGGTGGCTGCTGGATTTCCCCAGTGAG AAGCAAGAAACCATTAAAACCCTTAAACTTGAGGAAGATTTCTACACTGGTGACTTACAGATCGAGAACTGGAGCGTGGAAGCGGAGAAGGGCAAGTGCTCGTTGATCAGCGAACGCCTGGAGAAGACCGTTCTCAACCCCTACGTGGCCGAGCCGCCGTCCTCGCACAAGACGGAGGATGAGAGATACGCGTGTCCGCGTCGCGACCCAGGGCCACCCCACGCACCCGAGACAGACAAGCTGTCCAGACCATCCAGCAACACGGACACTCAGAGACTGGACTACGGTCCTTTAGAGCCAGCCGAGCAGGACTACGTCAGACACACAGTGTTAGAAACAGAGGACGACCTCCAGCCAGTCAGCGAGATGAATGGCAGCCCTCTGCCACACTTTCCAGAGGAATCCACCGTCTCTCCAGCTGTCCAGGTCCTGGCTGGCCCCACCTACGTCCTGATGCCCGCGTAG
- the LOC136755089 gene encoding interleukin-6 receptor subunit beta isoform X1, protein MGHECQTTVPFCVTIIYFQILLLFHGGLCNMMNTRTVLVPTESLHDCGNSGWCAKDQSRCPANTSPSGNPDVPDKAKIISCWYKPVQSVNCTFDPGNNNPHNTNYILIISKEKFNHCIMSDLEFNAYVMALNNVTKSESISDPFKVMKREHEKLPAPTLTEPDTTKTDLVTKLSGVDKGGLSHDHIICRLRYRESSADLWTQVQVNLTDDTITIRNLQPFTQYQVEVSCRKPIQIHWSDWSVTVLGKTLEDAPSKALDIWLTKEAPNSEGRRQVLLRWKVLNDSDSHGKILGYQVHYSNVNDPSSHMEINTTETETEFNVTAVEHEVTVLAFNSVGHSPASSVRIPASQTTDLFLSDHPPVEAAQAFPESGELWVKWEASNGTVSAYVIQWCVDKDPCVVDWQYVSNDTHQTRLSGIERLTCYNISIYPIYEKMPGPPISIQAYLEEGAPGPVPSLRITDVTHNSATVHWGEIMKEERHGFIQNYTVSLECNSRVKLTRTVQSSVLHWKFTALEPNTQYTVSVTASTNGGHSEPSRSTFTSYFDPYIAVPIVLLLLFLGIGIIVLRIFLKKTIFNKVPDPLDSGIGRWLLDFPSEKQETIKTLKLEEDFYTGDLQIENWSVEAEKGKCSLISERLEKTVLNPYVAEPPSSHKTEDERYACPRRDPGPPHAPETDKLSRPSSNTDTQRLDYGPLEPAEQDYVRHTVLETEDDLQPVSEMNGSPLPHFPEESTVSPAVQVLAGPTYVLMPA, encoded by the exons ATGTTCCcgataaagcaaaaataatttcCTGTTGGTACAAACCGGTACAGAGCGTTAACTGCACTTTTGATCCTGGAAATAATAACCCACACAACACAAATTACATCTTGATTATCTCGAA GGAAAAATTTAACCATTGCATAATGAGCGATTTGGAATTCAATGCATATGTCATGGCACTGAACAACGTAACCAAGAGTGAATCCATCTCTGACCCTTTTAAGGTGATGAAAAGAGAGCACG AGAAATTACCTGCTCCGACGTTGACAGAACCGGACACAACCAAAACCGATTTGGTCACGAAGCTGAGCGGCGTGGATAAGGGTGGACTATCGCATGATCATATAATTTGCCGTCTCCGATACAGAGAGTCATCTGCTGATCTCTGGACACAG GTTCAAGTGAACTTGACAGACGATACGATCACAATCAGGAATCTACAGCCGTTTACCCAGTACCAAGTTGAGGTTTCCTGTCGTAAACCGATACAGATACACTGGAGTGACTGGAGTGTGACGGTGTTGGGGAAGACTCTGGAAGACG CTCCTTCCAAAGCACTCGACATCTGGCTCACCAAGGAGGCCCCCAACTCTGAAGGACGCAGACAGGTTCTCCTCCGATGGAAG gTTTTAAATGACAGTGATAGCCATGGGAAGATCCTCGGATACCAAGTGCACTACTCAAATGTGAATGATCCGTCATCGCACATGGAGATTAACACAaccgagacagagacagagttcAATGTCACAGCAGTGGAACATGAAGTGACTGTATTGGCCTTTAATTCGGTTGGTCATTCCCCAGCAAGCAGTGTTCGGATCCCTGCAAGCCAGACAACAG ATCTTTTCTTGTCAGACCACCCACCGGTGGAAGCAGCCCAGGCTTTTCCTGAGAGTGGTGAGCTTTGGGTGAAGTGGGAAGCCTCCAATGGAACCGTGAGTGCATATGTGATCCAGTGGTGTGTGGATAAAGACCCCTGTGTCGTGGACTGGCAATACGTTAGTAACGACACACACCAGACACGCCTGTCAG GTATTGAGCGTCTGACATGTTACAACATTTCTATTTATCCCATCTATGAGAAAATGCCCGGACCTCCAATCTCCATCCAGGCTTATCTTGAGGAAGGAG CTCCTGGGCCGGTTCCTAGTTTGAGGATAACGGATGTAACACACAACTCAGCGACGGTGCACTGGGGCGAGATCATGAAGGAGGAGAGACACGGCTTCATTCAGAACTACACCGTGAGCCTGGAGTGCAACAGCAGGGTGAAAT taaCTCGGACAGTCCAGTCAAGTGTACTGCATTGGAAATTCACAGCCCTGGAGCCCAACACGCAGTACACGGTGTCTGTCACCGCATCTACAAATGGAGGACATTCTGAACCTTCAAGAAGCACTTTCACAAGTTATTTTG ACCCCTACATCGCCGTGCCCATcgtgctgctgttgctgttccTGGGAATTGGGATCATTGTACTCAGAATATT CCTGAAGAAGACAATCTTTAACAAAGTCCCGGACCCCTTAGACAGTGGCATTGGAAGGTGGCTGCTGGATTTCCCCAGTGAG AAGCAAGAAACCATTAAAACCCTTAAACTTGAGGAAGATTTCTACACTGGTGACTTACAGATCGAGAACTGGAGCGTGGAAGCGGAGAAGGGCAAGTGCTCGTTGATCAGCGAACGCCTGGAGAAGACCGTTCTCAACCCCTACGTGGCCGAGCCGCCGTCCTCGCACAAGACGGAGGATGAGAGATACGCGTGTCCGCGTCGCGACCCAGGGCCACCCCACGCACCCGAGACAGACAAGCTGTCCAGACCATCCAGCAACACGGACACTCAGAGACTGGACTACGGTCCTTTAGAGCCAGCCGAGCAGGACTACGTCAGACACACAGTGTTAGAAACAGAGGACGACCTCCAGCCAGTCAGCGAGATGAATGGCAGCCCTCTGCCACACTTTCCAGAGGAATCCACCGTCTCTCCAGCTGTCCAGGTCCTGGCTGGCCCCACCTACGTCCTGATGCCCGCGTAG